In the Methylomonas rhizoryzae genome, one interval contains:
- a CDS encoding SDR family oxidoreductase, with amino-acid sequence MGNVALVTGGSRGIGKAVALRLAQDGFDIAVNYAANAQAAEAVAAQIRRIGRQAVALPADVSHPAQVAELFANAEQALGRIDLLVNNAGIMPLQTLAEADDASFDDIVAVNLKGTFNTLRLAATRLNDGGRIVNFSTSAIGLALPGYAVYNASKAAVEALSRTFANELRGRNITVNCVAPGPTDTELFFQGKTAEQVERLRKLPPLERIATPNDIAALVAFLAGPDGGWINGQVLRANGGMN; translated from the coding sequence ATGGGAAACGTCGCTTTAGTCACCGGCGGGTCGCGCGGTATCGGCAAAGCCGTCGCGCTACGTCTTGCGCAAGACGGCTTCGACATCGCGGTCAATTACGCCGCTAACGCTCAGGCCGCCGAAGCGGTCGCCGCGCAAATCCGCCGGATCGGCCGGCAAGCCGTCGCCTTGCCAGCCGATGTAAGTCATCCGGCGCAAGTCGCCGAGTTATTCGCCAACGCCGAGCAAGCACTGGGCCGCATCGACCTACTGGTCAACAACGCCGGCATCATGCCATTGCAAACGCTGGCGGAGGCCGACGACGCGAGCTTCGACGACATCGTCGCGGTCAACTTGAAAGGCACCTTCAACACCTTGCGTTTAGCGGCGACCCGTTTGAACGACGGCGGCCGCATCGTCAATTTTTCGACCAGCGCGATCGGTCTGGCCCTGCCCGGCTACGCGGTCTACAACGCCTCCAAGGCTGCGGTGGAAGCCTTGTCCCGCACCTTTGCCAACGAATTGCGCGGCCGTAATATCACGGTGAATTGCGTCGCGCCGGGACCGACCGATACCGAGTTGTTCTTCCAAGGCAAGACTGCCGAACAAGTCGAACGCTTACGCAAGCTGCCGCCGCTGGAGCGCATCGCCACACCGAACGATATCGCCGCGCTCGTCGCCTTTCTGGCCGGCCCGGACGGCGGCTGGATCAACGGCCAGGTCTTGCGCGCCAACGGCGGCATGAATTGA
- the cysG gene encoding siroheme synthase CysG, whose protein sequence is MEYFPLFMKLAEQPCLVVGAGDIAARKIEILGKTGARISVVAQDIGSSVAALQPGLNLDIRQKAFEAADVTGMRLVISATNDRTINELVAAAAQASAIPVNVVDNPDLCSFVFPAIVDRSPLIIASSTGGLSPVLARLVRAKIESAIPAAYGALARFAEKFRQPVKQAITDINQRRAFWESVLSGPIAELVFSGKIDQAEQRLSQELHAQNSVDAKRGEVYLIGAGPGDPDLLTFRALRLMQQADVIVYDRLVSAGILDMARRDAQKIYVGKQRSQHSLAQESINELLANLALAGKRVARVKGGDPFIFGRGGEEIETLMQQGIDFQVVPGITAGAGCASYAGIPLTHRDHAQSCTFVTGHLKDGTINLNWKQLAVPNQTIVIYMGLVGLRAICAALIEHGCPADHPIAIVQQGTTSQQRVLTGTLCSMPDLAEQADIKPPTLIIVGSVVRLHEKLSWFRSSPASRI, encoded by the coding sequence ATGGAATACTTCCCCTTGTTTATGAAGCTCGCCGAGCAACCTTGTCTGGTCGTTGGGGCTGGCGACATTGCCGCTCGTAAGATCGAAATTTTAGGCAAAACCGGCGCGCGTATCAGCGTCGTCGCGCAAGACATCGGTAGCAGCGTTGCGGCGCTGCAACCCGGCTTGAACCTTGACATCCGGCAAAAAGCCTTCGAAGCCGCCGATGTTACGGGCATGCGCTTGGTCATTTCCGCTACCAACGATAGAACAATCAATGAACTAGTCGCCGCCGCCGCCCAAGCCTCGGCCATTCCGGTAAACGTGGTAGACAACCCGGACTTATGCAGCTTCGTGTTTCCGGCTATCGTGGATCGCTCACCGCTAATCATCGCCTCGTCGACAGGCGGCCTCTCCCCCGTTCTGGCCCGCTTGGTAAGGGCCAAAATCGAAAGCGCAATTCCCGCCGCTTACGGCGCTCTGGCGCGGTTTGCCGAGAAATTCCGTCAGCCGGTAAAACAAGCCATTACGGACATCAATCAACGCAGAGCATTTTGGGAATCCGTATTATCCGGACCCATAGCGGAATTGGTTTTTTCCGGAAAAATCGACCAAGCGGAACAGCGCTTGAGCCAGGAATTACATGCTCAAAACTCTGTCGACGCTAAACGCGGCGAGGTTTATTTGATCGGCGCGGGCCCCGGCGACCCGGATTTGTTAACGTTTAGGGCACTGCGCCTGATGCAACAAGCCGACGTGATCGTCTACGATCGTTTGGTATCGGCCGGCATTCTGGACATGGCCAGGCGCGACGCGCAAAAAATCTACGTCGGCAAACAACGAAGTCAGCACAGCCTAGCGCAAGAATCGATCAACGAGCTACTGGCTAATCTAGCCTTGGCCGGCAAACGCGTCGCCCGGGTAAAAGGCGGCGACCCCTTCATTTTCGGACGTGGCGGCGAAGAGATCGAAACCTTGATGCAACAAGGCATAGACTTTCAAGTAGTACCCGGAATCACCGCCGGCGCCGGCTGCGCGAGTTATGCCGGCATTCCGCTAACCCACCGCGACCACGCCCAATCTTGCACCTTCGTGACCGGCCATTTGAAAGACGGCACGATCAACCTGAATTGGAAACAATTGGCAGTCCCTAATCAAACCATAGTCATCTACATGGGCCTGGTCGGTTTGCGTGCGATTTGCGCCGCACTGATCGAGCACGGCTGTCCGGCTGACCATCCGATCGCTATCGTGCAACAAGGCACCACGTCGCAACAGCGGGTATTGACGGGAACTCTTTGCAGCATGCCGGACCTTGCGGAGCAAGCGGACATCAAACCACCCACCCTGATTATCGTCGGCAGTGTAGTCAGACTGCATGAAAAACTGTCCTGGTTTCGTAGTTCGCCGGCAAGCCGTATTTAG
- a CDS encoding RNA pyrophosphohydrolase, whose translation MIDSKGYRPNVGIILCNDEGRVFWAKRKGANSWQFPQGGIDCNEDPETAMYRELWEETGLQAQHVQIIGRTRYWLRYKLPERYIRKNSLPLCIGQKQIWFMLRLRADESIVRFDCGQKQEFDSYKWVEYWYPLQDVVYFKRRVYRKAMDELGALLLTGDAGIDASGYLNGLQEVNSPAL comes from the coding sequence ATGATAGACTCGAAAGGATACCGGCCTAACGTCGGCATTATCCTTTGCAATGACGAGGGTCGTGTGTTCTGGGCCAAACGCAAGGGGGCCAACTCGTGGCAGTTTCCACAAGGCGGAATCGATTGCAATGAAGATCCTGAAACCGCGATGTATCGGGAATTGTGGGAAGAAACCGGCTTGCAGGCGCAGCACGTTCAGATCATCGGTCGTACCCGCTATTGGTTGCGCTACAAGCTGCCTGAACGCTACATCCGCAAGAATTCGCTGCCCTTATGCATAGGCCAAAAGCAGATTTGGTTTATGTTGCGCTTGCGCGCGGACGAATCCATCGTGCGTTTCGATTGCGGGCAAAAACAAGAGTTCGATAGCTACAAATGGGTGGAGTATTGGTACCCTTTGCAGGACGTTGTGTACTTCAAGCGCAGAGTTTATCGAAAAGCCATGGACGAATTGGGCGCGTTGTTACTGACGGGAGACGCCGGCATAGACGCCTCCGGCTATCTAAACGGTTTGCAAGAGGTTAATAGCCCGGCGCTTTAG
- a CDS encoding helix-turn-helix domain-containing protein — protein sequence MMPTPRLYQPATIKAFDALWDIRDGRTFFSGPLYDCAAHQHGAPVFLAGLYGKFRLRLPGTDWHWCRTAVIPAGVLHELAVGGEPITVLYLEPTVAGLDAFLPLLKNGQAQHGALVADGGEIAFMRELYEQRYRSDWTADALRDLLEYAKRKSSGAVVDPRLRQALEYLHCHNGELTPLAAVAAQAGLSPSRFQHLFVQQIGVPFRRYRAWSRMRQALTRIVSGDNFTVAAHAAGFSDSAHFCHDFRKTFGAVPSISLRRLARLQT from the coding sequence ATGATGCCAACTCCGCGCTTGTACCAACCTGCTACGATCAAAGCTTTCGATGCGCTGTGGGACATCCGCGACGGCCGTACCTTTTTCAGTGGGCCGTTGTATGACTGCGCGGCTCACCAGCATGGCGCACCGGTATTTCTGGCCGGGCTGTATGGGAAATTCCGCCTGCGTTTGCCCGGCACCGATTGGCATTGGTGCCGCACCGCCGTGATCCCCGCCGGCGTGCTGCACGAATTGGCGGTCGGCGGCGAGCCGATTACCGTGCTTTACCTGGAACCGACCGTCGCCGGCCTTGACGCTTTTCTGCCGTTGCTGAAAAACGGCCAAGCGCAACACGGTGCGCTGGTTGCCGATGGCGGCGAAATCGCCTTTATGCGCGAACTATACGAGCAGCGCTACCGATCCGACTGGACGGCGGATGCTTTACGGGATTTGCTGGAATATGCCAAGCGCAAATCGTCCGGCGCGGTAGTCGATCCGCGCTTGCGGCAAGCGCTCGAATACCTGCATTGCCACAATGGCGAGTTGACCCCGTTGGCTGCCGTGGCTGCGCAAGCGGGTTTGTCGCCGTCGCGTTTTCAACACCTGTTCGTCCAACAAATCGGCGTACCGTTTCGCCGCTACCGTGCCTGGAGCCGCATGCGCCAAGCGCTGACCCGCATTGTGTCGGGCGATAATTTCACCGTCGCCGCCCACGCCGCCGGCTTTAGCGATTCCGCCCACTTCTGTCACGACTTTCGCAAAACGTTCGGGGCGGTGCCCAGCATCAGTCTGCGCCGCTTGGCTCGATTGCAAACGTGA
- the argA gene encoding amino-acid N-acetyltransferase, with product MQDPTTFVNWFRNSAPYIHAHRNRTFVIFFSGAAVTETGFDSLIHDLAMLKSLGARLVLVHGIRPQIDERVLQQGDTPKFHHHLRITDINTLRYVKQAAGLVRVEIEALLSMGVSGSPMAGAKIRVASGNFVTAQPLGVLAGIDYCYTGKVRRIDAEAIHQQLDQQNVVLISPIGYSPSGEVFNVSAEEVATEVAIALHAEKLILLTDQLCLSPVDKQPIQQLTADQAGRLLQQYPDMPEPVVHSLNAAIQSCRRGVQRAHLIDRHVDGGLLLELFTRDGVGTLISSQEFETLRPATLDDIGGIMELIKPLEQQGILVKRSREKLEMQIGDYIVIERDGLIIGCTAFHVMPDGQNAEIACLAVHPEYRKGARGNRLLEHLTQKAAQQSIERLFVRSTQTAHWFVERGFLPCEIADLPEPIKMTYNYQRNSKVFYKTIA from the coding sequence ATGCAAGACCCTACTACCTTCGTCAATTGGTTCAGAAACTCCGCACCTTATATACACGCGCACCGCAATCGCACGTTCGTGATCTTTTTCAGCGGCGCGGCGGTAACGGAAACCGGTTTCGATTCGCTAATCCATGATCTGGCCATGCTGAAAAGCCTTGGCGCCCGCTTGGTGTTGGTGCACGGCATACGCCCGCAAATCGACGAACGGGTATTACAGCAAGGCGACACGCCAAAATTTCACCACCATTTACGCATCACCGACATCAACACCCTGCGATACGTCAAGCAAGCCGCGGGCTTGGTTAGGGTGGAGATAGAGGCTTTGTTGTCCATGGGCGTGTCCGGATCGCCGATGGCCGGCGCTAAAATCCGGGTGGCTTCCGGCAATTTCGTCACCGCGCAACCCTTGGGAGTACTGGCCGGCATAGATTACTGTTATACCGGCAAGGTCAGACGCATAGACGCCGAAGCGATACACCAACAGTTGGATCAACAAAACGTGGTGTTGATTTCACCGATAGGCTATTCGCCCAGCGGCGAGGTGTTTAATGTATCGGCGGAAGAAGTGGCCACCGAGGTGGCTATTGCCCTGCATGCCGAAAAATTGATCCTGTTGACCGACCAACTGTGTTTGTCGCCGGTCGACAAACAGCCGATACAACAATTGACTGCCGATCAAGCCGGCCGCTTGTTGCAACAATACCCGGACATGCCGGAACCGGTGGTACATTCTTTGAATGCCGCGATTCAAAGCTGTCGCCGCGGCGTGCAGCGCGCACATTTGATCGACCGGCACGTAGACGGCGGCCTATTGCTGGAATTGTTTACCCGCGACGGTGTGGGCACGCTGATCAGTTCGCAAGAATTCGAAACCTTGCGCCCCGCGACCTTGGACGACATCGGCGGCATCATGGAATTGATCAAGCCTTTGGAACAGCAAGGCATCTTGGTCAAACGCTCCAGGGAAAAGCTGGAAATGCAAATCGGCGACTATATCGTCATCGAACGCGACGGACTGATCATCGGTTGCACCGCCTTTCACGTCATGCCGGACGGACAAAATGCGGAAATCGCCTGTCTGGCGGTACACCCGGAGTATCGCAAAGGCGCCCGCGGCAATCGCTTGCTGGAACATTTGACGCAAAAGGCCGCCCAACAGAGCATCGAACGCCTGTTCGTCCGTTCCACCCAAACCGCGCACTGGTTCGTGGAGCGCGGGTTTCTCCCTTGCGAAATCGCCGATCTACCCGAACCGATTAAAATGACCTACAACTATCAACGCAATTCCAAAGTGTTTTACAAAACCATTGCTTGA
- a CDS encoding c-type cytochrome, producing the protein MKKSFGLLAGAILIAISSQVAAGEAEEVGAKIYERAFGRGCGACHDIASNPQLKELIKAGKLPKDQFATVLKNGKNGMPKAMEAIMAVGPVKKAGYTEDQAIDAVYSFLSQ; encoded by the coding sequence ATGAAAAAATCATTCGGTTTATTAGCAGGTGCAATCCTGATTGCAATCAGCAGTCAAGTCGCCGCCGGCGAAGCGGAAGAAGTTGGCGCAAAAATCTACGAACGCGCTTTCGGACGCGGTTGCGGAGCTTGCCACGACATCGCCTCTAACCCACAACTGAAAGAACTGATCAAAGCGGGTAAATTACCGAAAGACCAATTCGCTACTGTTTTGAAAAACGGTAAAAACGGCATGCCTAAAGCGATGGAAGCCATCATGGCAGTTGGCCCTGTCAAAAAAGCAGGCTACACCGAAGATCAAGCGATCGACGCAGTTTACTCATTCTTGAGCCAATAA
- a CDS encoding argininosuccinate synthase, with protein sequence MSDVKKVVLAYSGGLDTSVILKWLQDVYQCEVVTFTADIGQGEELDPARAKASAAGIKEIYIDDLREEFARDFVFPMFRANTIYEGEYLLGTSIARPLIAKRLIEIANETGADAISHGATGKGNDQVRFELGAYALRPDIKVIAPWREWDLNSRQKLLDYAESHGISVEMKKGKSSPYSMDANSLHISYEGRILENPWTEPEEDMWRWTVSPENAPDQATYIELTYRNGDIVEIDGIPYTPHQVMENLNKIAGANGIGRLDIVENRYVGMKSRGCYETPAGTVMLKAHRAIESLTLDREVAHLKDELMPRYASLIYNGYWWSPERKLLQTMIDASQLNVNGKVRVKLYKGNVIVVGRMSDNSLFDENIATFEEDGGAYNQKDAEGFIKLNALRMRIAAKKGR encoded by the coding sequence ATGTCCGACGTTAAAAAAGTCGTGCTTGCCTACTCGGGCGGCCTGGACACCTCGGTGATTTTAAAGTGGTTACAGGATGTTTACCAATGCGAGGTAGTGACTTTTACCGCCGATATCGGCCAAGGTGAAGAGTTAGACCCGGCCAGGGCTAAAGCGAGCGCCGCGGGTATCAAAGAAATTTACATCGACGATTTGCGCGAAGAGTTCGCACGGGATTTCGTGTTTCCGATGTTTCGGGCCAATACGATTTACGAAGGCGAATATTTGTTGGGTACCTCGATCGCCAGACCGTTGATCGCCAAACGCTTAATCGAAATCGCCAACGAAACCGGGGCCGACGCAATTTCCCACGGCGCAACCGGCAAAGGCAACGATCAGGTGCGTTTCGAGCTGGGGGCTTACGCTTTGCGTCCGGACATCAAAGTGATTGCCCCTTGGCGGGAATGGGATTTGAATTCGCGGCAAAAACTGTTGGATTATGCGGAAAGCCATGGTATCTCCGTGGAAATGAAAAAGGGTAAATCGTCCCCTTATTCGATGGACGCCAACTCGCTGCATATTTCGTACGAAGGGCGGATATTGGAAAATCCTTGGACGGAACCGGAAGAGGATATGTGGCGCTGGACGGTTTCCCCGGAAAACGCGCCGGATCAAGCCACCTATATCGAGTTAACTTATCGCAACGGTGACATTGTCGAGATCGACGGCATTCCTTATACGCCGCATCAGGTGATGGAAAATCTCAACAAAATCGCCGGGGCTAACGGCATAGGCCGTTTGGATATTGTCGAAAACCGTTATGTGGGCATGAAATCGCGCGGTTGTTATGAAACTCCGGCCGGTACCGTAATGCTGAAAGCTCATCGCGCCATCGAATCTTTAACTTTGGATAGGGAAGTGGCGCATTTGAAGGACGAATTGATGCCGCGCTACGCGTCACTCATTTACAACGGTTACTGGTGGAGTCCGGAAAGGAAATTGCTGCAAACCATGATCGACGCTTCTCAACTCAATGTAAACGGCAAAGTCAGAGTCAAGCTCTATAAAGGTAACGTTATCGTGGTGGGGCGCATGTCCGACAATAGTTTGTTCGACGAAAACATCGCTACATTCGAGGAAGATGGCGGAGCATACAATCAGAAAGATGCGGAAGGCTTCATTAAACTCAATGCGTTAAGGATGAGGATCGCCGCAAAAAAAGGCCGGTGA
- a CDS encoding GDP-mannose mannosyl hydrolase, whose translation MLSKEEFLATVKNTPLVSIDLVVRAQNGKVLMGKRINRPAAGYWFVPGGRIYKGETLEDAFKRISLTELGIELEISAGVLLGAFTHIYADNFAGAAGIGTHYVVLAYQLHLEAADLGLPDQQHSAYRWFAADDDLSEAHFNSLAYFPYLQ comes from the coding sequence ATGTTGAGCAAAGAAGAATTCCTGGCTACCGTAAAAAACACCCCGCTGGTTTCCATCGATTTGGTGGTTCGCGCGCAAAACGGCAAAGTCTTGATGGGCAAAAGAATCAATCGGCCTGCAGCCGGCTATTGGTTTGTACCGGGCGGGCGAATTTATAAAGGGGAAACCCTGGAAGATGCATTTAAACGCATTAGTTTGACCGAATTGGGTATTGAACTGGAAATTTCGGCAGGGGTTTTATTGGGCGCTTTCACCCATATTTATGCCGACAACTTTGCCGGAGCTGCCGGAATAGGCACGCATTATGTGGTGCTGGCCTATCAGTTGCACTTGGAAGCAGCCGACTTAGGCTTGCCGGACCAACAGCACAGTGCTTACCGCTGGTTCGCCGCGGACGACGACCTAAGCGAGGCCCATTTCAACAGCCTAGCGTATTTTCCTTATCTGCAATAA
- a CDS encoding alkene reductase, producing MSKQLLTSFPLHDLTLNNRVVLAPLTRARAGKERLANATMAEYYRQRASAGLLISEATSISEQGLGWVETPGIYSDAMAQAWRPVTDAVHSRGGKMFMQLWHCGRASHSSFHGGEPAVAPSAIKLNGDYIHTPMGKQPYETPRALETAELAGIVEDYRRAAERALRAGCDGIEIHAANGYLLDQFLHSKTNQRNDAYGGSIANRYRLLGEVVAAIATVWPSHRIGVRLSPNGAFNDMGSADYREQFAYVAQQLDKLNLAYLHVMDGLGFGFHHLGAAMTLTEFRHYFHGPLMGNCGYDQASAEQAVASGAADLIAFGRPFISNPDLVERFAKNAALNPEADVAHWYTPGGATGYIDFPCLQY from the coding sequence ATGTCCAAGCAACTATTAACGTCCTTTCCATTGCATGATTTAACGCTGAACAATCGCGTGGTACTAGCCCCGTTGACCCGCGCCAGGGCCGGCAAGGAACGGCTGGCCAATGCCACGATGGCCGAATACTACCGGCAACGCGCCTCCGCCGGCTTGCTGATCAGCGAAGCGACTTCGATTTCCGAGCAAGGCTTGGGCTGGGTGGAAACACCCGGCATTTACAGCGACGCGATGGCGCAGGCCTGGCGGCCGGTGACCGACGCGGTACACAGCCGGGGCGGCAAGATGTTCATGCAACTGTGGCATTGCGGCCGGGCCTCGCACAGCAGCTTTCACGGCGGCGAGCCGGCCGTCGCGCCGTCCGCGATAAAACTAAACGGCGATTACATCCACACGCCTATGGGCAAACAACCTTACGAAACGCCCCGCGCGCTGGAAACCGCCGAATTGGCCGGTATCGTCGAGGATTACCGCCGCGCCGCCGAACGCGCCTTGCGGGCCGGCTGCGACGGCATCGAAATCCATGCCGCCAACGGCTACTTGTTGGACCAATTTCTGCACTCCAAAACCAATCAGCGCAACGACGCCTACGGCGGCAGCATCGCAAACCGCTATCGGCTGCTCGGCGAAGTGGTCGCGGCGATCGCCACGGTATGGCCATCGCACCGCATCGGCGTGCGGCTGTCGCCCAATGGCGCCTTCAACGACATGGGCTCGGCCGATTATCGCGAACAATTCGCTTACGTTGCCCAACAACTCGACAAACTCAACCTGGCCTATTTGCACGTGATGGACGGCCTGGGCTTTGGATTTCACCATCTCGGCGCCGCGATGACTTTGACCGAATTCCGTCACTATTTCCACGGGCCGTTGATGGGCAACTGCGGCTACGACCAAGCCAGCGCCGAACAAGCTGTCGCGTCCGGCGCGGCCGACCTGATTGCGTTCGGCCGGCCGTTCATCAGCAATCCGGACCTGGTCGAACGCTTTGCCAAGAACGCGGCATTGAATCCGGAAGCCGACGTGGCCCACTGGTACACGCCGGGCGGCGCCACGGGCTACATCGATTTCCCCTGTTTGCAGTATTAA
- a CDS encoding histidinol-phosphatase, whose translation MSLAIFDLDNTLIADDSDFLWGQFLVDRGIVDKSYYEEANAKFYEDYKHGVLDIVAFLRFSLAPLAAHKAEQLHRWRDEFVREIIEPITLPAAHELVEKHRQAGDTLLVITATNRFVTEPIVKLYGIDYLLATTPAQANGEYTGDFIGTPCFQEGKVRHLQQWLSANGESLTNSCFYSDSHNDLPLLRLVDKPVAVDPDPTLRDEAQRAGWDIISLRG comes from the coding sequence GTGAGCTTAGCGATTTTCGATTTGGACAACACGCTGATCGCCGACGACAGCGACTTCTTATGGGGACAATTTCTGGTCGACCGCGGCATAGTCGACAAGAGCTATTACGAGGAAGCCAACGCGAAGTTTTACGAGGATTACAAACACGGGGTATTGGACATCGTGGCGTTTTTACGCTTCTCTTTGGCGCCGCTTGCCGCGCACAAAGCCGAACAACTGCATCGCTGGCGCGACGAGTTCGTTCGCGAGATTATAGAGCCGATTACTTTGCCGGCCGCACACGAGCTGGTCGAAAAACATCGGCAAGCCGGCGATACGCTGCTGGTCATCACCGCGACCAACCGTTTCGTCACCGAACCCATCGTCAAGCTATACGGCATCGATTACCTGCTGGCGACAACCCCGGCGCAAGCGAACGGCGAATATACCGGCGATTTTATCGGTACTCCCTGTTTTCAGGAGGGTAAAGTCCGTCACTTGCAGCAATGGCTTAGTGCCAACGGAGAAAGCCTGACTAACAGCTGCTTTTATAGCGATTCGCACAACGATTTGCCGCTGCTGCGTTTGGTGGACAAACCGGTGGCGGTGGATCCGGACCCCACCTTGAGAGACGAAGCCCAACGGGCAGGTTGGGATATCATCAGCTTGCGCGGCTAG
- a CDS encoding metallophosphoesterase: protein MATHTVLQITDLHLKTPRAATMLGINTEAFFLQTLRHALDAHPRCDLLLLTGDLAQDPCQEVYLRIRQHLEKTGLPCLCLPGNHDDFELMQQNLSGGQIVCERTFQLGAWSIIVLHSQQADSQTGTLAQAELQFLRETLEHNAHRPTLIAVHHHCIATGSPWMDSMQIDNSAAFLQLLAEYPQVKLVTCGHVHQEFARKFGTISLFGTPSSCFQFAPQSHQYALDNLPPGYRLFSLVDDGTFATECRRVPLDMRDLDPKAPGY, encoded by the coding sequence ATGGCTACCCATACCGTCTTGCAAATCACCGATTTGCACTTAAAAACGCCGCGCGCTGCCACCATGCTGGGCATCAATACCGAAGCGTTTTTTCTACAAACCTTACGGCACGCGCTGGACGCACACCCCCGGTGCGATTTGCTGTTGCTTACCGGGGATTTGGCTCAAGACCCGTGCCAGGAGGTCTATCTAAGAATTCGTCAACATCTGGAAAAGACCGGCCTACCCTGCTTATGTTTGCCCGGAAATCACGACGACTTCGAACTCATGCAGCAAAACTTGAGCGGCGGCCAAATAGTGTGCGAACGCACTTTTCAATTGGGCGCCTGGTCTATCATTGTCTTGCATAGCCAGCAGGCTGATAGCCAAACCGGCACGTTAGCCCAAGCGGAATTGCAGTTTTTGCGGGAAACGTTGGAGCACAATGCCCACCGCCCGACCCTGATCGCGGTTCATCATCATTGCATAGCGACCGGCTCGCCCTGGATGGATAGCATGCAGATCGACAACAGCGCAGCGTTTTTGCAACTATTGGCCGAATATCCGCAAGTCAAACTGGTAACCTGCGGCCACGTCCATCAAGAATTCGCCCGCAAATTCGGCACTATTAGCCTATTCGGCACGCCCTCCAGCTGTTTTCAATTCGCCCCGCAATCCCATCAATACGCGTTGGACAATCTGCCGCCGGGATACCGACTTTTTTCGCTAGTCGACGATGGAACATTCGCCACCGAATGCCGCCGCGTGCCGTTGGATATGCGGGATTTAGACCCTAAAGCGCCGGGCTATTAA
- a CDS encoding LysR family transcriptional regulator: MNQLDAIKIFVRVAEAASFTQAAADLGLPKASTSLAVQWLENQTGIRLLHRTTRQVQMTQDGQVFYQRCLEWLADAEELQDMFRIDPADVRGRLRVDMSVGAVAGIVMARLPEFMARYPNVEVELSAADHFVDIVGDGFDCVMRAGNISDSRLVARRLGAYRQMNCVSPTYAAAHGVPQTLAELAEHRLIHYALSLGSKPAGFEYVDAASGEVRNLPMAGKLTVNSSIAYFSACLAGLGIIQAPEPNLEPYVRRGELIEVLPDYRAEPLPVTLLYSNRRHLSRRVQVFMCWLEDIMKPYLQPIAPTRT; this comes from the coding sequence ATGAATCAACTCGACGCGATTAAAATCTTCGTCCGGGTCGCCGAAGCGGCCAGTTTCACGCAGGCAGCGGCGGATTTAGGCCTGCCCAAGGCCTCGACCTCGCTGGCTGTACAGTGGTTGGAAAACCAGACCGGCATCCGCTTGTTGCACCGCACCACCCGGCAAGTACAAATGACCCAGGACGGCCAGGTGTTTTACCAACGCTGCCTGGAATGGCTGGCCGACGCCGAAGAATTGCAAGACATGTTCCGAATCGATCCGGCCGACGTGCGCGGCCGGTTGCGAGTGGATATGTCGGTCGGCGCGGTGGCCGGCATCGTGATGGCGCGCTTGCCGGAATTCATGGCCCGCTATCCTAACGTCGAAGTCGAACTCAGCGCCGCCGACCACTTCGTCGATATCGTCGGCGACGGCTTCGATTGCGTGATGCGGGCCGGTAACATTTCGGACTCGCGTTTGGTTGCCCGGCGCTTGGGCGCCTATCGGCAAATGAACTGCGTGAGTCCCACTTACGCCGCCGCCCACGGCGTCCCGCAAACCCTGGCCGAGTTGGCCGAACATCGCCTGATTCACTATGCCTTGAGCTTGGGCAGCAAACCGGCCGGCTTCGAATACGTCGACGCCGCCAGCGGCGAGGTCCGCAACCTGCCGATGGCCGGCAAGCTGACCGTCAATAGTTCAATCGCCTATTTCTCCGCGTGTCTGGCCGGCTTGGGTATTATCCAAGCACCGGAACCCAACCTGGAACCCTACGTTCGGCGCGGCGAGTTGATCGAAGTTCTGCCGGACTATCGGGCCGAACCGTTGCCGGTAACGCTGCTATACAGCAACCGCCGCCATCTGTCTCGGCGGGTGCAGGTCTTCATGTGTTGGCTGGAAGACATCATGAAGCCGTATTTGCAGCCGATAGCGCCGACGCGGACCTAA
- a CDS encoding sulfurtransferase TusA family protein produces MFEFDFEVDATGLQCPLPLLRLKKAIMAIESGAVVKVIATDPAAHLDFGVYIDQAGHSLVHNLREPDRQIFYIKKK; encoded by the coding sequence ATGTTCGAATTTGATTTTGAGGTCGACGCGACCGGATTACAATGCCCCTTGCCGTTATTGAGGTTGAAAAAGGCCATCATGGCGATAGAAAGCGGTGCGGTAGTGAAAGTGATTGCTACCGATCCCGCGGCACACTTGGATTTCGGCGTTTATATCGATCAGGCGGGCCATTCGCTGGTACATAATTTGCGCGAGCCGGACCGGCAAATTTTTTATATCAAGAAAAAATAG